TAATTGCATCATATAGCATTTGTTACTGTTCAGTAATCCTAACTACCAACTTTGAGAACTGCTTTGGAGAatttacattcattcattcattcatccaacaaatttTATCAGGCTCATGTTGTGTGTCATTCACTGAACCAGGCACTGTAAACGATCCCAAGTTGAATAAGACATGAGGTACATCCTGCATACACTtccccagggctggggcagaaTGTCTAGAGGTGATGGAGGAACAATGTGGCATATTAGTTCTGGGGCAGGAGTGAGTGCTTCCAGCTGTGGAGAGTCAGGGATGGCCCTTGGAGGGTGTGTGATGGGGCAGGAGGGAAGATATTTAATCTGAGCAGTGGGATCAGTAGCTCAGTCTGGGAGCAGGGAGCAGCCCAGAGGAGGTGGGAAGACCTCATAGAGGAGATGAGAAGACCTCATAGAGGAGATGAGTGACGACACAGCTTCCTCTGGGGCTGAGGAGGTGAGCTGTGTTTTGTCATGTGGTGGAGAGCCTGTGGAGATTTTTCAGCAGAGGAGACAGTTGAGCAGTCAGGATATTAAAGTGTCTGGATGTTAATTAGGATCTTAACTAGGTCAGCGACTACTAGAAAGGAAGCAGGTAAAAATACAAGACATCCCCAGGGCTGGTGCCGGATCGGCTGTCAGGGTCAGCCTTTGTCTTGTGGAATGTGTGCAGAGTGCTTACAGTGCGCCAGCTGCTAATATTCCGTCCCCACAGCAATGAGGTGTAGGTGCAGTTctacccatttttcagatgaggaagctaAGGCTTGGTGTGGCTAAGAGAAATCTCCACCTCCACCATCCAATACCACACCCTTTAAAAATCGATTTGCAGCAACTTGTAAAGAATACATGTAGCAGGAAAACCcagatggataaataaacaagagCAAATGGACTGTTTGGTTAGAAAAATAAAGCCAAGAAAGAAGTTAGTACAGAAATATTTTCCATCATGCTCCACACATTGCTGGAGGAAGCATTAGCTTTTACTCTGAACTTCCCAGTTAAAGTGAAAGGGCAGCATGAACTGTTTTCCCAGTGCCAGTCAGATGCATAGAGCCCATTGCTCTGGAGAATTGAAAGAAATGGTTCTGGGGTGAGTGGGGACATGGTACCAAGTCTTAAAGGCAGCCCTATGGTATGTGCATGCTAAGTTTCATGGGGTGGCTTCCCGTAAGAGGCCTTGAGCAGCTGTGTTTTCGAACACCAAAGCGCACTTTATAAAAGCCAGGACTGTGACCCCAAAACACAGCTTCTTGTTGGTGCAGCTTAACCCAAGGATAAAATACAGAATAACCAAAGGACTAATATTTAACTTTGTTGTAGTCACTGTTTTACATTTCTTTACTCCCAAAGCAGTCAGCTGGTCACAGGCAGGGACTGTGCCTTCCTTTGGTTTGATCAGTGGTCGGAAACCTTCAGGGAAAGGACTGGGAGCTGTCTGTGTCTGTGATTGGCCCAGGGGCATCACAGCCTGCTTTGAATTCTGTGTGCTCAGATAGTCAGATGCATTATTGGAGATCCAAGATCTGCAAATAAAgggtttgaaattttctttgctatttcCAGGGACTGGCCTTCTGAGATAGTTTCCAGTAGCAGATGCACCAGCCTAGTGAAATGGCGATCGCAAGGGCCAGTCTGCTTCTAGTACTTACAGAGCCTTcagaaaaatttaataaattcaGCAGTGCTCAaagttttcattttccctttggctaTTGCATTTGGGGCCAAGATGATTTTACATTACTATGTTGTCACGATTATTGAGTCAGATCCAGAGAAATGTGTGCATTttcaagagaaaagcaaaaatagcaaACATATTCAATAACTTCAGTTCTCTCCAGATAGCTATTCTCTATAATTTAGGCCAAAGTGCATTGTGATGCTATAATACCTTTTTTCCCCCTAACggtggcttttctttctttttacatatAGGAACTTGATAAAGAACTCCCAGTGCTTAAGCCGTATTTTATTGATGACCCCGAAGAAGTTGGCGTGCGGGAAGCTGGCTTGCGAGTCACGTGGCTGGGTCATGCCTCGGTGATGGTGGAAATGGATGAGCTCGTGTTCCTCACCGACCCGATCTTCAGCTCCCGCGCTTCCCCATCGCAGCATATGGGACCGAAGCGCTTTCGTCGTCCCCCATGCGCCATAAGCGACCTCCCCCCTGTAGATGCGGTCCTTATCAGTCACAACCACTATGACCACCTGGACTACAATTCTGTCATCGCTCTGAATGAGCGGTTCGGTAATGAGCTGAGATGGTTTGTGCCTTTGGGTCTCCTCGACTGGATGCAGAGATGTGGCTGTGAGAATGTGATCGAGCTGGACTGGTGGGAGGAGAACTGTGTCCCCGGACACGATAAGGTCACCTTTGTCTTCACACCTTCCCAGCACTGGTGTAAAAGGACTCTAATGGATGACAACAAGGTCCTGTGGGGCAGCTGGTCCGTCTTGGGGCCTTGGAATCGATTTTTTTTTGCAGGAGATACTGGTTATTGTCCTGCTTTTGAAGAGATAGGGAAAAGATATGGGCCTTTTGACCTTGCAGCTATTCCCATTGGAGCATATGCACCAAGGTATGTAAACCTCCTGCTGCATAATAAGTTAACTGAACTTAAAACCAGTGTAGTTATGATTTTGTGATTTCAGCGGCAGACTTTGTTTTACATCGGTTGGGAGTGGGTGAATCAATCaattaaattttactttaaaattaattttaataaaattttttgatgtgaaatattttaaatcacaGCCATACCAGTTAAATATTCAAAATCAGAAATTatattaccaagaaaaaaaggactGGTTTAAGGAATGACTATCTCTAATCAGAAGTTCGCGCACCCTTCCAACTCAGGCTGACCCCATCAGCCGTAGTCGCACCCAACTCTCCCATCCCTGCGGAGGTGCTCTTTGTGGAACCGCTCCAGCTCGGTGACTGAACGCACCCACCCCATCCGGCAGCGGAAGGGCCAGGAAGAGGCCTAGTGCGGTAGTCCGTGGGGTGGCCTCCTCTCAGCGGGCGCTGAAGCTGACATTACCCCATCTCACAGTcaccctccagcctctgccctcgcCACCCGTCTTCAGTTAAGGGTCAGACCAGGACACCAGACCTCGGAGACCCAGCCACTGCCCGGGTCATACCGTCTACTCAAGGGGAAGGGAAATGGTTGTAAAGAATTCagtacaaagagaaaacaaacactaaTGGTAATAAAGTCAGGGATAattaagaaagttttattttctaaagtgCATGTACAGATACATGAGAATTGTATGCAGGATGGCATGTTATTCAGTCAGTCCTATAAGCAGTTCTGCTTATTGCACTAATACATAGAAGAATGGAACAAGTCTGATCATTGGTTTCCATCTGATTTTGTTACCTTTTTAAGTTCACTATATCCATTTCTTCACTTTCTTATTaatgctcatttctttttttcattttaagggaCTTGATATTTTTATCTTAAACATTTAAATCAATACAAGTGCCTGAATTTCACTTTTCCACTAAGCTATAATTCTAATGAAATCTCACAAAACATCAATGTTTTTACATTTACAGGTCTATTTCAGAGTATTGATCTTTATGTCCttaacatattaaaatatcttaCTTGTAATTATGAAAATTAGCAGCATATAAATGTGTCAAGTATATGTGACGATGCAATGTGTACGGCCTGAACTACACGAGCTCCCCGGCTCCCCCTTCCCACCGGCATCGGCATCGCGGCTGTCTTGTTGCTAAGGTGGGAGGACAGGACAGTGAGAATAACACTGTGGTGGCCTCTCCTGTGTAATTTCTCTGGTCAGTACCAAGAGTTTTAGAAATAAGGTTATTTATCAACAAAACTGCAGAGTGCTCTAGGAAGTAAGATGACGACACCAAAAACAACTTTCAGTGATGTATTCGCGACGTTACTTTTGGGATCTCCTGCCACCAGGTATTCTATCCCAGCCAGTCAGGATTCAAAATGTTTACGTTCTACACCagagcaaaaattttaaatttcatatagaCTTGAGGGTAGAAAGGCTATGCCCACCCCTTTGATTtgcagtagtttttaaaaaagaagagaaacaccaaagactaTTTTCATCTTGCCCTGGTCCGAGTGTCAGGAGACCACAGAGCAGCGCTTCTCTTGTCTGCCGCTGAAGAGAACGGGGAGGCCTTGTTTCTGGGCCCCCCGGGGAGGGCACCCCCACTGGGAACAGCTGTCCCCCAGCTGGTGGAGATGGCGGCCCGGCCGGGAGCTGGGCAGGAGTGCCGCGTGAGCCCAGACCCCTAGTCCCATGGCGGCGTGGGTGGGCAGCAGCAGACCCAGGGGTGGGGAGTGTGAAGACGGTGGTGGTTTCCCCTCCTAAACTCAAGGCTGGGAAAGTGGAGGATTTGCATGTTGATAATACTTTTTCCCTTTGTATCAGAGATAATACTTCTTTCTCGGGAAAAGTGTTATTTTTTGTCAACTCTACTCCTGGGAGAATTTTATGAAGTGGATGCTGTACTTGATGCTTTAAATAAATTGTCTTGTTCAATCCTCCACCACTTTTCCAAGACGGGCATGATTTCTATTCACAGACAGGGACATTATGGAAGCTCAGAGAATTTGAAGGGACCTTGGAAAGGCATTCCCAGGAATTGGTAGGGCTGGCCTCCTACCCAGGCCCTCTACCTCCTGAGCCCCGGCCTTTCCCAGGCATCGGGCAGCCTGTTTCTACTCATATACCCTCTCTTCTTGCCAAACCAAACACCTCACTGTTCAGTTTTGTGATGTTTGAATAAAGTCCTTGAATAGTAACTTGATTTTTTTGCTCCTAATCTTTAAATACTATccacttatttttatttgttcttttgcttTAGCAAACTTTTAAGAAGTTGTCTTGCAAGTTATTAAGGTTCTTTTACAATTGGGAGTTCTGGTTCTACTTCCTTACCCATTATGCAGATTTGTACCAGGACTGCAAAATGCCTACTTTTTAGAGTAATGGCAAGACGTATCTTCAGAATAAATCAGTAAAGTCAAAGTATGAGTGAAACAAAATCTTATCATTCTAAGGGGACTTCTGCTTGAGACTTAACTACTGTGCAGCAGTTTGTACAATAAAAATCTTTAGTATTTTTCTAGCAGAAAAGTGAACATGagagacaattttgtctactgtGACTTACTCTTCTGCAGAATCTTAAAGGTTGATTAAATGAGCGGTAATGAGAATTTATTGTATATTTCAAAGGCCAAAttgataaattattattttccatCAGGTGGTTTATGAAATACCAGCATGTAGACCCAGAGGAAGCTGTAAGGATTCACATTGACGTTCAagcaaagaaatctgtggcaatTCACTGGGGAACTTTTGCCTTAGCAAATGAGGTGAGTGGTTGTGGTAAAAGGGACTTTGGTTACATGTTGAACTTTAGGTGTCGCTGGACCCTGCAGCGTTCAGAGACCATACTACCATCAGAACCCATGCAATCGTCACGGTCACCATGTGAATTAAGGTGGTGAATCGTACTACTTAGGGCAACAATAttgatatacagtggggaaaacacTTCAGTGCATGGTGTTTTTGGCTTCTTTCTGTAATTAAGGAAGCATGTGTTTATCAAAAATGTGTGTAGTCTTGGGAAGCAGAAAAGTGAAACATCTCATCTTCCCTCTCAAGGAGAGGCTTTCATTCTAACATAAGACAAGACATGCACATAGTGACTCTGACACACGTAGAAAGGGGTAAATCCTCTAAGGTGGGGAAGATAAAGTGGTCTCAGAGTCAGGGACTGTGACTGATGAGAGGGATCAGGCAGTGCTTCatggaagaggtgacatttgaagtTGGCTGTGAGAAGGTGAGGAGGAAGCATTTcaggaggaggaaagggaagagcATAGGATCAGAGGCAGCAAGCATGGGAAGCAGTGAGGAATCAGTGCAGCTGGAATGTGGATGTGACATGGGGGGCAGTGGGGAACATAAAGCCGGACAGCTTGGAATTTTCTAGAAATGTTATTCATCCAGTAAATACCAATTGTCTGCTATGTACCAGACATTGGAATAAATGGTGGTTTTACTCTTAGCCTAAATACAGAAGAACTGAATTTTTCCTTAAGGTAGCTGACTCCTAGAACTGTGATACTAGCTAGAGTTCTGGGATCAGATAGAAGGATGGCAAGAAGCCTTCTCTTACCTGGATTCAGGGCCTGCTGTGAGCAAAATTTAGGAATGGATGGTTGAAGTTGGCTTCTCCTTTGCCGTGTATGGCCTCTGTAGGAACCTTTTCTTTAAGCACTCCCCCTCTGTCCTATTTCTGGCCTCTCCTCCCCCTAAGTTGCATCTTGTTCCAAAATTACCTAATACATGGTCTGCCCACTCCTGTTCTCCCAATCAAAACTCCCGTCCCATGATGCAGCAGCCCTGAGCTACCCTGGGGGATGGAGTGGAGTGATAAGTGAATGACAATGGGGATATGGAGGATGAGagagtgtgtgcgtgcgtgcatgcATTtgtgcagagaagagggaagtttAACACTGGTTTCCAGGGATATTCCACTATATTTGGTGGCAGAttcttattccatttatatatatgtgtgtgtatatctatgaTATATACCAGTGACTTAGATGAAGTAACAGTATTTCATTAAACTTGTGGAAGAGGAATTAGGATGACTCCTAGATTGTGAACTGGAGTAACTGGAAAAACAGTTTTGCCCTTTACTGAGATGGTGAGCGGACAGGAGACTTCAGTCTTTAAGGCTTGCTGTGTTATTCAGCCTTTAAGAATTATTCCTGTTATAAATTAACTTCCATCTTTATTCTTTAACAAAACATACAATAGATTTAGCAATTTGgaatttgtttccattttgacATTAGTTGAAAAAACTTGACAACTGCCAGTTTGTTAAATTATAAAGTAGATGGAATTTTCTGGGAGGATGTTGAGCCTATGATTTTAAACACTTTAAAATGACTTACATATAAGTAATTATAATAGTGGCTTACTATAGAATAGGCAGGTTGAGGTTGTCTTTAACTTGGCAACACTTTAAAATTGTACAAATAGTAACAACTCATATATCTAGGGAATTATAAACTTCTtagatgatatatttaaagcactaAAGAAACTCAGTAGTTTTGGTAGAAATAAATTTCATGCATTACATGACCAGAGTCTGTATTATAAGTATATTCTATTGTAGTAGATCATAAAACAGTGATGCCTTTAAGAGGGAACTTAAGAGTTGTCTGGGGCTGGCTGCCTGGCCCTCAATGGATCCAGAGTGCTGGAAGCTTCTGCTTTCACCGCTTGCTCTTAGTTATGTCTAATCCACTGTCTTGCTTTGTGCATAGTCCCTGTATGGCTGTGGAGCATTTAAGTGCTTGCCCCATGAGATTAGCCGTCTGTGCATTTTAAGCCACAGAAAATACTCCTAGTTTCTAGCACTTCACCTAGCTGTCCCTTCTCAGTCCCTGCTGCTAGTTCATCTCCCCTCGCTATAGACAGTAAGCAAGCCCATGGACCTCTTCCTCATCAGTCTGACAGCTTTAAATACCAGCTATCCACTGTCCCCTGTAGCCTGAGTGTTCCCTCATCACCCACATTTGTATACCCAACTGCCTGTTCGACAGCCCCACGTGGGTGTCCACTTGGTGGCAGAAATTTAAGAACAGAACCAGACTTCCTGATCTTCCCTCAAACCTGTTTCTCTGACATCTTGGTAAATGGCAACTCCCTCCTTCACGTTACTCAGGCCAGAACCCTGCCCTCGCTCTCGTTCCTCCACCCTGTTTCACCACTCAGTTCAACCTTCAGATTATGTTTACACTGTGACCACTCTCACCCCCATGAGAACAGCCCTTACTGTACGTGGCAGAGGGCAGCAACCTTTACACCCTGATCAGATCGTGACGCTCTGCCAGAATGACCTGGCAGCTTGGCACCACACACCTCCTTGCAGTTCTTCGATTGCTTAAACCTCACTCCCCCATACTTGTCACCCTCCCATTTTCTCCACACAACTCATCAACTACTTATTTCTCATCTGCCTCTATATTAGAGTGTGGGCTCCAGACAGGCAAGGGTTGCCATTTGGCTCCCTGGCCTGGCTCCCCACATAGGTGCCCAAAAAGTATTTGCCGCTTGAAGGGCAGAGGACATACCACTGGCAATTAGATCAGAAACTTTGATTCCTGCTTTATACTGccacatttttatagtttttataacTGTAATTGTGGGAAAAACCcgttgaataaagaaaaaaaaaggctgttaTACACTGTAAAGATTTACTGGTGAAATGATTTACCCTTTAATTTAATAATCTTTTTATTCAGTAGTTAAATAATACATTCAAGTGGTTTCAGTTTGTTTTAGTCTACTCAAATGTTTTCCAAGTATCCTGCAACAGTGTGCTGTTCTCACTTCCTGAGCTTCGAAAAAGAACTTGGGAATATCACACCTGTCAgatctctgttctctgtccctTTTCACTCTCTGGACTAGTGTGATACTTGCCTAGGGGTCTGAGGATAACCCCTCTTTTTCAGCCAAAAATATGCTTACATACATACTCCGTTTCTATATTCAAAAATATTGGTGACATTTAACTCTCTGATGTTATCTTGGCATTGATTCTCTTTAGATTGGAATCTCATGTAGTGAAGTAGTGATTAGATTTTGTGCAATATGAAGATGTTCAATCTAAGCACCAAATTTGACATACTTGATGTTTAAAGTATGACATTTCTCTTGATTTAATTAATGACTATTTAGAAAATGTGACTGACTCATTTGCTAATGCTTCAATGAAACGGGCATTAAGTACTCATATGCTGGTTATTTTAGTTTGAACTCTTGAAGTATTCCCCATATATGTATGGTTaatctttttccattttgtttttctctctgcccTTTGCCAGCATTACTTAGAGCCCCCAGTGAAACTGAGTGAGGCTTTAGAAAGATATGGACTAAAGACTGAAGACTTCTTTGTCTTGAAGCACGGAGAATCAAGATACCTTAATACTGAGGATGAGAACTTTGAGTAAATATGAACAAGGGCGCTTTTAATGGAAAAGGCATCTTGTATAATAAATTTGGACTCATGAATATgaatgttctatgaatttttacATTTGGAAAACTGCAAGTTTGTTTTATGTAATATTGCTTAGTAATATGATTGCCAGGTTATGTAAAGAAAAAGCTTAGGGATGTCATTTAAACAATGAACTTGCTGATGTGGGTTTTAAATCATGTCTCTATGGTCTACGCGTTGCagtggaaatttttttaaagacattataCTTCAGAATTTTAAGGTTAGGAAAAGCTGATTTTCAAGTCTCATTTCTGTTCTAGTCTTAAAGGCCTTATTCAAGTTTAGTCTTTTACTTAAATTTCTTAAGAGGGATTTCTACAATAGAAACAAACTTCTTGTATTCACATTAAATGATGAAATTGACTCCCACATGCTTACAGCAGTTCTTGCTCTATTAAGATTAGCCTGTATGCCAAAtgttaaatgatttattttttttaagcataaaaaCAGGAATTTGGGCAGTtagcatttttaaagaatttttaaaggggGGACCAGCATATTCTATTTTGCACGCTTACAACCCCCAAATCTACGGGCCCTCTGAGTtgggcagaggaaggggaagcttGTAGTTATGAGAACATGATTTATgaaatgttctatttttaaagtCAGACCTACTAAGCACAAATATAGCTGCAAGGAAATATTTTACAAAGATAAATGAAGATCTTAAATGTTAATACACATACACTCAATTAAATTTATCCTTTCCATAGCTCATTTTTCCCTCATATACTCTTTTTAGTGGCTTCTCAGCTCAAACTCTTGATATCACTagaatttgtgaatattttgttttACATGATTTAGAtgtcttatttttatattaaatgacCCCTAAGCACAATTTCTACTTCTATTAAGGCAGTGTAGAATATCAGTGATAAAAAAAAGATGGTGAGTCTGGGATTCAGCTAACCTGTTTCAGTCCTGTGAGGCTCTGTAGTCCCTTGACGACTAAATCTTCCCAAGTGAAAGCTGACTAGATATACTTCAGACTCCTTCTATCTTCTTGCTCCAGTCTCAGCAAGATCAACTTTATTCACACAAAATTCTACACCAAACACTACCCTGGCAGGGCTATTTTCACATGTATATGCACACTACACATTAGCCACTTACCCTGAATTTCACTCCTGCTTCCACAGTGGATTTTCTGTGTAGCCTGAAACAAGTCACCTGTgctcactgagcctcagtttctttcctcAAGTGCAACAAGAGGATCATTCTGACCTACCtccaaaaataattgtttttttttttaaagcactttgaaAAATCTAAGGGAGAAAAATTATTTATCACTGCCTAACACAGGTAGATCTAAATCTGGAGAGTAATAgccaaaataaatgtaaatctacATTTATCTACAAAGATGCAAATCAGTTAAGGAGAAATGTGTATGTAACGTATGTGAATGTGATTTGGTGGTACTAAAGCACAAAAAGTTTCCCCATAAAACAAACTTCCAGGAAAAAAACTGAACAAGCATACTTTTTCACTGCAAAGGGACATTTTAGCAAGCGGACAGAAATGAAGATGTTAGATTTGTAGTGGACTAGCTTTGGGGCATATTTCCCCAGTACTAGCCAGTGGTCTGGCGCCCTCCTTGCTGTTGCATGCTCAAATGAAAATCCATCTTACCTCTGCTCTCTGCAGCAAGCCAAGCCAAGCACATCTTGCTTAATTACTTCTTCTCCACGAATGGCCTTaacattatttttgtctttgcagGTACTGCTCCACTGAGAGTCTCTGGGCACTTCATGTTCTAAATCCGCTTAATTGGGCCTCATTTTTCTAGGCCTCTTCACAAGCTTTAATATTTACTACTACTCATATTCTTTCTACTTGACATTTTGTTAAGAAGTACATTGAGCTTCACCTCTGTAGAATCTTACTCTGTTTAGTGGTTTCCAGCTTTTAACTTGTCCATTTTGAAGGGTTAATgtgtaaagcaaaaacaaattttgaaaaataagacaAGTCCATTGTTCCCTCCAAATATATGTTGAATACCTTTTAATCTGTCTTATCCTCTAAGtcaatttcattttcctctttgatTACCTGGCATCTATACCAACTTATAAGATTGTATTGAAGTTTCCCTTTCTCCTGTGGTAACTGAGGAACATTTTGATACTCCTCACTGCCCAAGAAGGTGGAACCATCAATTAGGAAAAATCGCACCTAATGAAAGCCAACATGTGCCATGACCTACATAAAGATTAACAGTACACTTTCTCTTTGTAATTCTTTCTGGGTAGTAAAAAATGACTCCCCATTTCTCTAGCATTTTAACATTTCAGTCTCAAGTTCTAATCTCCAGGAAATGTGATTGTTTATTCAAACTAATAGAGGAAAGGTTTAGATGGGAGTTTTAGACTCTAGTGCTGCTAAAGCATATTGAAACCAAACACTGGTTTTAATGT
This is a stretch of genomic DNA from Manis pentadactyla isolate mManPen7 chromosome 7, mManPen7.hap1, whole genome shotgun sequence. It encodes these proteins:
- the NAPEPLD gene encoding N-acyl-phosphatidylethanolamine-hydrolyzing phospholipase D isoform X3, whose amino-acid sequence is MDENESDQPLMTSSQYPKEVVRKRQTSARNSGGSDSSRFSRKSFKLDYRLEEDVTKSKKGKDGRFVNPWPTWKNISIPHVLRWLIMEKDHSSVPGSREELDKELPVLKPYFIDDPEEVGVREAGLRVTWLGHASVMVEMDELVFLTDPIFSSRASPSQHMGPKRFRRPPCAISDLPPVDAVLISHNHYDHLDYNSVIALNERFGNELRWFVPLGLLDWMQRCGCENVIELDWWEENCVPGHDKVTFVFTPSQHWCKRTLMDDNKVLWGSWSVLGPWNRFFFAGDTGYCPAFEEIGKRYGPFDLAAIPIGAYAPRWFMKYQHVDPEEAVRIHIDVQAKKSVAIHWGTFALANEHYLEPPVKLSEALERYGLKTEDFFVLKHGESRYLNTEDENFE
- the NAPEPLD gene encoding N-acyl-phosphatidylethanolamine-hydrolyzing phospholipase D isoform X1, yielding MVGPRTLRRCWQLLAPSGEPARRGGGRRNPGARRGPSRSARALCPRTPWALAVPRRRAPFPCARSAKDMDENESDQPLMTSSQYPKEVVRKRQTSARNSGGSDSSRFSRKSFKLDYRLEEDVTKSKKGKDGRFVNPWPTWKNISIPHVLRWLIMEKDHSSVPGSREELDKELPVLKPYFIDDPEEVGVREAGLRVTWLGHASVMVEMDELVFLTDPIFSSRASPSQHMGPKRFRRPPCAISDLPPVDAVLISHNHYDHLDYNSVIALNERFGNELRWFVPLGLLDWMQRCGCENVIELDWWEENCVPGHDKVTFVFTPSQHWCKRTLMDDNKVLWGSWSVLGPWNRFFFAGDTGYCPAFEEIGKRYGPFDLAAIPIGAYAPRWFMKYQHVDPEEAVRIHIDVQAKKSVAIHWGTFALANEHYLEPPVKLSEALERYGLKTEDFFVLKHGESRYLNTEDENFE
- the NAPEPLD gene encoding N-acyl-phosphatidylethanolamine-hydrolyzing phospholipase D isoform X2, which codes for MGTVKMSAKDMDENESDQPLMTSSQYPKEVVRKRQTSARNSGGSDSSRFSRKSFKLDYRLEEDVTKSKKGKDGRFVNPWPTWKNISIPHVLRWLIMEKDHSSVPGSREELDKELPVLKPYFIDDPEEVGVREAGLRVTWLGHASVMVEMDELVFLTDPIFSSRASPSQHMGPKRFRRPPCAISDLPPVDAVLISHNHYDHLDYNSVIALNERFGNELRWFVPLGLLDWMQRCGCENVIELDWWEENCVPGHDKVTFVFTPSQHWCKRTLMDDNKVLWGSWSVLGPWNRFFFAGDTGYCPAFEEIGKRYGPFDLAAIPIGAYAPRWFMKYQHVDPEEAVRIHIDVQAKKSVAIHWGTFALANEHYLEPPVKLSEALERYGLKTEDFFVLKHGESRYLNTEDENFE